The sequence below is a genomic window from Blastopirellula retiformator.
GTCCATGATCGCGAAATAACGCAGACCGAACTTGCCAAGCGGCTAATGATCGAGCCGCCGACGCTCGCCGGCATTCTCTGCCGGTCGTCTTTTTGCAGGAAGAAGCGGGTCAATTGTTCGCCGATATCGCGCTGGCGATTAGTGCGGCGGTCGCATTTTCGCTGATCGTTTCGATCACGGTCATTCCGGTCGCCGCTTCTCGGCTGTTCAGCCAGGAGGAGGAGGACGAAGACAACCCGTTCGCCGATCCGCAAATCCCCGAGAAGCATAGCAGTCCGTTGATTTTCTCAACGGGCTGCTGGATCGCAGGGATGCGCTCCCAAAATAGCGACGTAAGTCGTTATTTTGGGAGCCGCGAAGAGCTATGCTCTGAGCCTGGCGAGGTTGGAAAATGCCACGAGGGCATTTTTCAACAGGCAGATAGTGATGTGCCGGCCGTGATCGCCGCCGATGGCCATCGCATGGGAGCGGTGGAACGATCGAGCCCCCAAGTTGGGCATCGGATGGTGGGGAGCATCGTTGGAATGAATCGCTGGTTCCAAGGGGGCGTACTTCGCCGGATCGCCTTGATCAGCGGCATCACCGCCGGCGCGATTTTCCTCTGCTGGGCCTTTTTGGCCGAAGGTCGAATATTTGCCCAACGGCAACCGGAACCTGGTGTTTGGCGTGCTGCTGCCGCCAACGGGGTACAACCTCGACCCGTTGATGGAACTGGGCGAAGTGTTTGAAGCCGATTTGAAACCTTACTGGGACGTGAACCCGACCGATCCCGAATTTGACCAAGGAGAGTTCCCGGCGATTCGCGACTTCTTCTTCGTCGCCCGGGGCCGCCAGGTCAAGACCTACGACGATCAGCGGGTCTCCGAGTTGATTCCGCTTCCTGGAAGGGCAGGAAATCGACCTGACGATCAAAGGGGAGACGCGGTTCGCCGACGCGACCCAAAAGATCGAAGCGCTACCGGTCGCGACGCCGCTGGGCTCGATCGTACCGCTCGGCGCAATCGCGAATGTCGACATCGCCAGCGCTCCCGAACAGGTCAACCACCGCGAACGACTCCGCTCGATCATCATCGAAGTGACGCCTCCGCCGAGCGTCCCACTGGAATACGCGATGGATCAGATCACGTCAGAAATCATCGAGCCGCTTGAGGCCAGCGGTGAGCTAGGCCAGGACTATCGCATCAATCTGGCCGGCACCGCCGACAAACTGGGCAAAACCTGGACCTCGCTCCGCTTTAACCTGACGCGGGCGCTGTTGATCACTTACCTATTGATGGCGGCGTTCTTTGAATCGTGGCTCTACCCGTTTGTGATCATCTTCGGCGTGCCGCTGGGCGCGGCAGGCGGGATTTTGGGACTTAGAGCGTTTTTCTGATAGCTGTAGCGTTTCTGGCGTTAGTGAGACAAGCTGGTCCAGGCGACCGAAGCAGGCGAATCCTCAAGATTCGTCGATGCAGGTCAACGCCGACCAGCGCGGCCGCAACCAGCAAGAACGCTAAAGATTGAAGAAAACCGCTCTAATGGGCCATGCTTCTGAATAAGTTACGCAGGCGCATTGCTACGCCCACTTCACCGTAAAGACCTGACCATGTTTCTTATGACTCTTGTCGTGGGCCTGTAGTTCGAACTCGATTCCTTTCTCATTGACGCGAGCCAGCGTCCAGCCATTCGGCTGCGCTTCGTTAAAGACATACGCACAGGCCGGCAAGTTGATCAGGTTCAGGTCCCCTTCATGCGTGTGGGCCCAGACGTGCGAGTGGCCGAAGACGTACGCTTTGACGTGCGGCTTGCTATGGAGCAGCTCCAGCAACTCGGCCGTATCGGCGAGCCCGCTGATCGCCTTACCGACCTGCGGGGGCGACTTGTCGAGCGTGTGGTGCGCCATGATCACGGCCGGCTTGTTGGCGTGAGCGTCGAGCGCTTGGCTGAGCCATTTCAATTGGGCTGCGCCAAGTTCTCCCGTAACGACATTGGTCGTCATCAGCGAGTCGAGCAGGAAGATGTTGGCGTAGGGCGTCTCTAAGATGCCGACGTGCTTCGACTCGACCAGCGGCTGTTCCGGTTTTTGACTCGCCATCGCGCCGTAGAAGGCGGGGATGTTGTCGTGGTTCCCCATCGTCATGTGCAGTTCTTGCCCGGTGTCGATCAGCGGCTGCACGCACTGGGCGAAGTTGGCGTAATCCCTCGGCAATCCCTTCAGATAGGCGCAATCGCCGTTGAACAACACCGCCGCCGGTTTGGTCGGCAGTGCGTTAATCTCTTCGACCGCTTTCTGCAGGTTGGCGGTCATGTTGACGCCGCGGGCTTCGACCATCGGCGTTTCCGGCACGTGGGTATCGGACAACAGGGCGAGCGTCACCGCCTGGTCGCCTTCAGCGGCGTACCCAATTCGCAAGATAGAAAGCCCAGCAAGCGCCGCGGCCGATTGGGTGAGAAACTGGCGACGTCCGACGGCGGGAATGTGGAGCGGCATGAGTAAGGTCCTGGCGAGAGGATGGGAAGCGACGCCCGGCGACGCCGCGATTGCGTCATCCATGATAGTCAATTCGACGCCACCAGGCAGCGACTTTGCAAAGGCCAATTGTCGCCTGACCGTTTGCATGGGGTATGCGGCAGGGCGAACCTGAGCGGCCCGTTCCTTGTCTGGCCTCACGATGCGAATCACTACATTTGACGAAAATCCGATCGCCGAACTCCCGTTCCTCAACGCAGGCAAAGGGGCAGGGGGCTACTATGTAGAACGCTGTCCGGTTCATACCGGTACGATCGCTGGGCTGCCTGATTCGTTGGACGCAATCATCGCCACCGCCGACCTTCAGGGGCGAGAGCGGATGCCGCCGAATCCAGCCCGTCCGCCACGCCTTCTGGGGGAAGTTCTTCCCAACCTACTTAGGGATGAATATTTGCCGAATCTTCATCTCGATCCGCAGCGAGTCGGCGTCCTCTTGGGTGGCGACTTTTACACCGTCCCCGCTTTAGACAAACGGGGCGGCAACGGCGACATCAGCAACGTTTGGCGGGCTTTCGGCGACGTTTTTCGCTGGATCGCGGGGATCGCCGGCAACCATGATCGTTTTGGCGATCGCGCTCATCCTGGTGATCGCCTGGCGGCAAATCTGCACTATCTGGAAGGAAAGGTCGCGACGATCGACGGGCTGACGATCGCTGGCCTCGGCGGCATGGTTGGCAATCCCGGCAAGACGCATCGCCGCACGACGCTGGAATATGTCGATGTGCTGGGGGATTTGCTCGACTCGCCGGTCGACCTTCTCGTGATGCACGATGGCCCAGCCGGAAACCTGCCGGGGCAACTCGGCTATTCCGACCTAAACGATGCTTTCGATCTGCTTCCGCCAACGCTCATCGTTCGCGGTCATGCCCATTGGGACCAACCGCTGCCCGAGCTGCCAAACGGCACGCAAATCTTGAACGTCGATTGCCGCGTGGCGATTTTTCGTCGTGAAGGCGGAAACCTTCGCGAGTCGCTTTCGTCCTAGAGCGGTTTTCTTCAATCTATAGCGTTGTGGCTGGTTGCGGCCGCCTTGACCAGCTTGCCTCACCAACGCCAGAAACGCTACAGCTATCAGAAAAACGCTCTAGTCGGCGAGATCCGACGACGACAACAGACAGTCAACGATCGCTTGCAAGCCAGCGGCGTCCTCTTCGTCGAACCGGTCAGTGATCGGGCTATCGATGTCTAGCACTCCCAACAGCCGATCTCCCACCAGCAGCGGTAGCACAATCTCTGACTTCGACGCCGCATCGCAGGCAATATGCCCGGGAAACTGGTGCACGTCAGCGACGACCTGCGTCTGTCGCGAAGATGCCGCCGTACCGCAAACGCCTCGACCGAGGGCGATCCGCACGCAGGCGGGCTTTCCCTGAAACGGTCCCAGCACCAGCTCTTCGCCTTTTAGGAAAAATAGAAACCGGCCCAGTTGATCTTATCCAGCGCGTGGTACAGGACGGCCGCGCAGTTGGCGGTGTTGGCGATCCAATCTCGCTCGCCGGTCAGAATGGCGGCGACGTTTTGTTGAAGCTGAGCGTAGAACGCCCCCTTGTTGGCGGCCGCATCGCTGACGGCGGTGATCTCGTGCATGAATATGCTTCTGAAAATCGGTTGATTCGGACACGAACGTCCGCCAGTCTAACGCGACGGTTGTGGTAACGACATAACTCGCAAGTCGCAGCCTCGCCCCACCCGCCGCCCGCTAGCACGCAATCTCGGCAATTCAGGCAAACCTTTCCGCCCAGGGGCGATCTCCGGCAATCTCCGCCTACGTGAATTTGGCAAAAATGTACGGCTCGTTCTGAAAGTGCTGGTTAATGCGAGCGTTTCGTGCCGATGGGTGGTGGTGAAGGTATCGAAAATACGCCTCGCAGTCATCGTATCGACTCGTCGCCGTTGCGGCGATCCATCGACGGAGCGCGTGGACATGGCACTTGGCCCGCCTTCGTCTCCACAACGATAAGACAGCCTTTCGTCTGCGAAAGAGGAACCCATGAGAGCCCATAGTTTGTGGATCGTTTCCTTGATAACGATGCTCGCAGCATCGACGGATGCGGTCGCGCAGAAAGCGACGTACGCGACCGGCTCTGACCAGCAAGATTCCGCAGGCCAACCCTCCGGCATCGCGTATTTGGCGAGCGGCCAGTGGCGCCAGCCTTTGGTCAAAGATCCCCCGTCGCAAGCCGGCAACGGACAATACGCCCAGCCTGGGCAAGCTCCGCAGCCCAATCCCTATCAACCGATGATGATGACCGGCGGTATGATGCCGCAGCCTGGCATGGGCTATCCGGGCATGATGCCGCAACAGGGCATGATGCCCTACGGCGCCGCTCCGGCCGGCTACACGCAACCCGCCGCGCCGATGCAAGACCCGAACGTCGCCCCCGCCTCGTACCACAATGGCGCCTGTGCGACCTGCGGCGGTCACGGCTGCGACACCTGTCGCGGTTCGGGCTGCAGCTGCTGCGGCAACGGCTGCAATGGCTGCTGTGGATTGCTCGGCGGCGGACAGTACTGCGGCTTCAGCCGCGGTATCGGCAACGCCTGGGACCTGTCGGAATATGGCGGCCGCTGTGCTCCGCGGTTCTTTGACGTCAGCGCCGAAGCGACGATCTTCCGCCTGGAAGGCAACGTGCCGGACCGAGCGTTCGCCTCGCGAGGCATCCTGGGCCCAATCGTCCTCGACAGCAACCAGCTCAACTTCGACGCCGAAGGGGGCATGCGAATCACCGGCAACTGGCTCTGCTTCGCGGGCTCGACCCTCGAAGTCAGCTACGTCGGAATTGGCAACTGGGGAAGCTCGGCCGCGGCCGTTGGCGCCGGCGACCTGTACTCGCCGCTGTCGAACTTCGGTAGCGACCCGTTCGGCGGTTTTGCCGAAAGCGACCAGGCCAACTACGCGGCTCTGTCGCTGTCGAATCGCTTTGATTCGGTCGAGATCAACCTGAAGCGTGGCTGGACCGGCGCCGGCTGCTGGTTCCAAGGTTCGTGGTGGGGCGGTTTCCGCTATTTCCGCCTGAGCGAACGCTCGGACTACATCACGCTCGCCGGCGCCAGCGCCATGAGCTACAACGTTGACACCGACAACGA
It includes:
- a CDS encoding efflux RND transporter permease subunit, with protein sequence MKGETRFADATQKIEALPVATPLGSIVPLGAIANVDIASAPEQVNHRERLRSIIIEVTPPPSVPLEYAMDQITSEIIEPLEASGELGQDYRINLAGTADKLGKTWTSLRFNLTRALLITYLLMAAFFESWLYPFVIIFGVPLGAAGGILGLRAFF
- a CDS encoding metallophosphoesterase family protein, producing MPLHIPAVGRRQFLTQSAAALAGLSILRIGYAAEGDQAVTLALLSDTHVPETPMVEARGVNMTANLQKAVEEINALPTKPAAVLFNGDCAYLKGLPRDYANFAQCVQPLIDTGQELHMTMGNHDNIPAFYGAMASQKPEQPLVESKHVGILETPYANIFLLDSLMTTNVVTGELGAAQLKWLSQALDAHANKPAVIMAHHTLDKSPPQVGKAISGLADTAELLELLHSKPHVKAYVFGHSHVWAHTHEGDLNLINLPACAYVFNEAQPNGWTLARVNEKGIEFELQAHDKSHKKHGQVFTVKWA
- a CDS encoding metallophosphoesterase family protein is translated as MRITTFDENPIAELPFLNAGKGAGGYYVERCPVHTGTIAGLPDSLDAIIATADLQGRERMPPNPARPPRLLGEVLPNLLRDEYLPNLHLDPQRVGVLLGGDFYTVPALDKRGGNGDISNVWRAFGDVFRWIAGIAGNHDRFGDRAHPGDRLAANLHYLEGKVATIDGLTIAGLGGMVGNPGKTHRRTTLEYVDVLGDLLDSPVDLLVMHDGPAGNLPGQLGYSDLNDAFDLLPPTLIVRGHAHWDQPLPELPNGTQILNVDCRVAIFRREGGNLRESLSS
- a CDS encoding GAF domain-containing protein, translated to MLGPFQGKPACVRIALGRGVCGTAASSRQTQVVADVHQFPGHIACDAASKSEIVLPLLVGDRLLGVLDIDSPITDRFDEEDAAGLQAIVDCLLSSSDLAD
- a CDS encoding GAF domain-containing protein; this encodes MHEITAVSDAAANKGAFYAQLQQNVAAILTGERDWIANTANCAAVLYHALDKINWAGFYFS